In the Haloferula helveola genome, one interval contains:
- a CDS encoding sulfatase has translation MIRTLILSLAAACIASAEDRPNILFIFTDDHCEQALSAYGSKLIDTPGMDRIAREGMLFKRCYVTNSICGPSRACIQTGKYSHLNGFVRNGNVFNGDQQTFPKLLHASGYRTAVIGKWHLASVPQGFDHFDVLIGQGPYNNPQMRTGGIDAKATVVKNQGYTTNIITEKTLAWLKENQKSDKPFMLMCQHKAPHRNWTPDAKYQDWLADVELPEPETLWDDYEGRTPPASRQTMSIRKDLGANDLKLRGYPNYKERNEAFEKARPEMSEEEIVKWKYQRYVKDYLRCVRSVDDGIGKILEFLDESGLAENTVVIYSSDQGWYLGEHGWYDKRWMYEPSLKTPLLARWPGTIKPGSVNGDIVSNIDFAQTFLDIAGVEIPDDMQGRSIVPVMKGSTPDDWRKSFYYHYYEFPAVHSVARHYGVTTGRHKLIHFYGPSHVKGETYDLWELYDLEKDPNELKSVYGDPAYESIQKDLKTELARLRTELKVPDEDPSGTAKPRKK, from the coding sequence ATGATCCGCACACTCATTCTCAGCCTCGCGGCTGCCTGCATCGCCAGCGCCGAAGACCGGCCGAACATCCTGTTCATCTTCACCGACGACCACTGCGAGCAGGCGCTCAGCGCCTACGGCTCCAAGCTGATCGACACCCCCGGCATGGACCGCATCGCCCGCGAGGGCATGCTCTTCAAGCGCTGCTACGTGACCAACTCGATCTGCGGTCCCAGCCGCGCCTGCATCCAGACCGGCAAGTACAGCCACCTCAACGGTTTCGTCCGCAACGGCAATGTGTTCAACGGCGACCAGCAGACCTTTCCGAAGCTGCTGCACGCCTCGGGCTACCGGACGGCGGTGATCGGAAAGTGGCACCTCGCAAGCGTGCCGCAGGGATTCGACCACTTCGACGTGCTGATCGGACAGGGTCCGTACAACAATCCGCAGATGAGGACGGGCGGTATCGACGCGAAGGCGACCGTGGTGAAGAACCAAGGCTATACCACCAACATCATCACCGAGAAGACCCTCGCGTGGTTGAAGGAGAACCAGAAGTCCGACAAGCCGTTCATGCTGATGTGCCAGCACAAGGCACCGCACCGCAACTGGACGCCGGACGCGAAGTATCAGGACTGGCTGGCCGACGTCGAACTGCCGGAACCCGAGACGCTGTGGGACGACTACGAGGGCCGGACACCTCCCGCATCACGCCAGACAATGAGCATCCGCAAGGACCTCGGCGCGAATGACCTGAAGCTCCGCGGCTACCCGAACTACAAGGAGCGCAACGAGGCCTTCGAAAAGGCGCGGCCGGAGATGAGCGAGGAAGAGATCGTGAAGTGGAAATACCAACGCTACGTGAAGGACTACCTGCGCTGCGTCCGCTCGGTCGACGACGGCATCGGGAAGATCCTCGAGTTCCTCGATGAAAGCGGTCTCGCGGAGAACACGGTGGTGATCTACTCGTCCGACCAAGGCTGGTATCTCGGCGAGCACGGATGGTACGACAAGCGCTGGATGTATGAGCCTTCGCTCAAAACCCCGCTGCTGGCCCGTTGGCCCGGAACGATCAAGCCGGGCAGCGTGAACGGCGACATCGTCTCGAACATCGACTTCGCGCAGACCTTTCTCGACATCGCAGGTGTCGAGATTCCGGACGACATGCAGGGCCGCAGTATCGTGCCTGTGATGAAAGGCTCCACGCCGGACGACTGGCGGAAGAGCTTTTACTACCACTACTACGAGTTCCCTGCGGTGCACTCGGTCGCGCGGCACTACGGAGTGACCACCGGCCGCCACAAGCTGATCCACTTCTACGGCCCGAGCCACGTCAAGGGAGAGACCTACGACCTCTGGGAACTCTACGACCTCGAGAAGGACCCGAACGAACTCAAGAGCGTCTACGGCGACCCCGCATACGAGTCGATCCAGAAGGATCTGAAGACGGAACTCGCGCGGCTTCGGACCGAGCTCAAGGTACCCGACGAAGATCCGTCGGGCACCGCCAAGCCCCGGAAGAAATAG